The following proteins are co-located in the Leishmania panamensis strain MHOM/PA/94/PSC-1 chromosome 26 sequence genome:
- a CDS encoding 6-phosphogluconolactonase (TriTrypDB/GeneDB-style sysID: LpmP.26.2670) — protein MTSFAPTVKICENLSQMSFAAREVILAAIDARVDKSVPVVLALSGGSTPKRLYEELHEKDLALLQQHAVQFILGDERLLSEDDEQSNFSMATKALLRDVPSSDVISIDRRAALATSKDEKGGLDGAWAVAQDYEVKLLNCLPCKQINGTAKSVPVVDIVLLGFGSDGHTASIFPDSVAATDEEHVVSVSFPSPTMSPKVWRVTLSKTVIQYAKHVVVLAAGKDKNWVVRGVLSESPTDPLPVSRFLRDCRGSVTLLLDPGAGEGVSA, from the coding sequence ATGACCTCCTTTGCGCCCACAGTGAAGATCTGCGAGAACCTGTCGCAGATGAGTTTCGCCGCGCGCGAGGTCATTCTCGCCGCGATCGATGCGCGAGTAGACAAGTCTGTGCCCGTCGTGCTGGCACTGTCTGGAGGTTCCACCCCTAAGCGGTTGTACGAGGAACTCCACGAAAAAgacctggcgctgctgcagcaacacgCCGTGCAGTTCATCCTTGGTGATGAGCGCCTTCTTTCGGAAGACGACGAGCAGAGCAACTTTTCCATGGCTACAAAGGCACTGCTGCGTGATGTGCCAAGCAGTGATGTCATCTCAATtgaccgccgcgccgcgctggCCACCTCGAAAGACGAGAAGGGCGGCCTTGATGGCGCGTGGGCAGTCGCACAGGATTACgaggtgaagctgctgaaTTGCTTGCCATGCAAGCAAATAAACGGTACGGCGAAGTCTGTTCCTGTGGTGGATATTGTACTTCTCGGATTCGGCTCTGATGGCCACACTGCCTCCATTTTTCCAGACTCTGTGGCGGCCACGGACGAAGAGCACGTTGTCTCGGTCAGCTTCCCCAGCCCAACCATGAGCCCCAAGGTCTGGCGTGTCACTCTCTCCAAGACTGTGATTCAGTACGCGAAGCATGTGGTCGTACTCGCCGCCGGCAAGGATAAGAACTGGGTCGTGCGCGGTGTACTCTCTGAGTCCCCGACCGATCCTTTGCCCGTCTCGCGGTTTTTGAGAGACTGCCGCGGGTCGGTGACGCTGCTCCTTGACCCCGGAGCGGGCGAGGGCGTCTCTGCGTAG